One window of the Zea mays cultivar B73 chromosome 3, Zm-B73-REFERENCE-NAM-5.0, whole genome shotgun sequence genome contains the following:
- the LOC100502113 gene encoding Histone H3.2 produces the protein MARTKQTARKSTGGKAPRKQLATKAARKSAPATGGVKKPHRFRPGTVALREIRKYQKSTELLIRKLPFQRLVREIAQDFKTDLRFQSSAVAALQEASEAYLVGLFEDTNLCAIHAKRVTIMPKDIQLARRIRVERA, from the coding sequence ATGGCCCGCACGAAGCAGACGGCGAGGAAGTCCACTGGCGGCAAGGCGCCAAGGAAGCAGCTGGCCACCAAGGCGGCGCGCAAGTCTGCCCCGGCGACCGGCGGAGTGAAGAAGCCCCACCGTTTCCGCCCCGGCACCGTCGCGCTCCGGGAGATCCGCAAGTACCAGAAGAGCACGGAGCTGCTGATCCGCAAGCTGCCGTTCCAGCGCCTGGTGCGTGAGATCGCCCAGGACTTCAAGACCGACCTTCGCTTCCAGAGCTCCGCCGTCGCCGCGCTGCAGGAGGCGTCCGAGGCCTACCTCGTCGGTCTCTTCGAGGACACCAACCTCTGCGCCATTCACGCCAAGCGCGTCACCATCATGCCCAAGGACATCCAGCTCGCCCGCCGtatccgtgtggagagggcctag